A single genomic interval of Corvus cornix cornix isolate S_Up_H32 chromosome 1, ASM73873v5, whole genome shotgun sequence harbors:
- the SYTL2 gene encoding synaptotagmin-like protein 2 isoform X2: MIDLSFLTEEEQEAIMKVLQRDAELKRTEEERVRRLPEKIKDDVQLKNMSGQWFYEAKSKRHRDKIHGADIIRASMRRKPATIAELGQNKMSKAKISWVNNVNKEVFVPPDLHGIVEHQEEEQQKTSLSSKEVTPVLNKPEERPVKAAVSSVKQRRNPFNSISSDDDLYSGESENRPAIVPQLSKKENWSLSEDSPPKSNLQNDETEKPKKLSVELTDESQKELVKRPIPKARKLIHKAADSVSQREDLVPKPTKHTERINGIGTPPRGILKRSSSSSSTDSEVRVSQMLDVQKKNGLSTATIFEGEGEKSSLMEEAEDSTQNSLEKLKQVRFSSSPGKGKPLQSPQLHHGKERGEHDLLKPDKEKNSSNYAAQSGSLEDKQISAAKPLGTYSSTSQMKTKDGLQEDTTASSPCDTNRSVFLISESFQTKTVTPKELETPQKTSSNTLSNSNNERSVDETRESKANQILSHESKSHKNFTDGHQLPPKTEAREVSNTNSTSLQQGKPDLVEERDAKTTFKPGKHADDLMKLDDESVSKVLDWFKRSSSTEDGEDVSVRSQGREPREEVDLSTRTAVLPTEHSGPGMHGKTEDTEETPFGKIKQQNSISSTSFTSENIQLIKERAKPKTGEANEKQNDKLLTESDCTRFGKKEHGQEIKQQNKKSNLLEHQEHNLPAQKCESEKAIQEKRRIREIRAFWERDTTIPSHGEKEVSINADASGGHALTGLRESDKIKQSAVYRLKALHDQSKNTSRSPEPSRASQASRNKNYHSFEFGPGHAFGKPEGTLPSDEVCKSTELPKASNLHPRAGVTSASSKSKDKDEKETLKGKVAASSQQKPNFQVLSLKEKMNEKTMNQISDPSHFQSLRNFWDTGAKFQSSIDKENDSLPHNTRSVTYERKSEEDKKDRDNMRNQELIQQQTQTSERKKPQKLDSVVCKKSLGSPILKGLNVTHTKNTDSLQPDRHPVISKSQEKMDLPEQEVRECTEKSIVSSNDHHKSLQLQSSSDKDTLKETVAGDKLYLPIEKMENKTTPLEKEEVAETVDKVVLPKGELNVFKSCLKKLEKEASEMSCSLNLKESILKGTHIQSNQCKVFERTGEDSHDISPVDQGEEIGKSTGQANMSSTDKHENKTSLRKFREFEPLYLQYQAADKDDTLEGSQRPQAGLQNLLKETLVSHPSEYRRVGIKTHDDPNSISQTNCSVESARQEATGQPEEVHETIEKSVAGSKVDGLSSALKKLLKETSETPPPKPKCADRTAWGTSEVQVKRTMYEHGGEETQEISETIESSVAPSKASGLSSALKRLLKEASEAPPPKPKHADNTVQGTAEMQDKSTAYECDRELQQEIHEIIEKSVAPSSDSSLSSALEKLLKEASETPPPKPKRADSAVQRTLEVEAKRTTYEHEREVPHEISENIQKSVAPSKASGLSSALERLLKEASETPPPKPKCADSTVQGTAEVKTKSTAYEHDGELLQGLSETTERSALSDIEYTRSDVNLQSLPKEFSETPASVLENMDKKMHSKIQTSLSICVPHQRDRDHPQEIQETIEKTSVSNIAKFGEFSCSLEKLVQEASAASCLISKDLYKQEKFGDHTFPAEKETLLMTRSQPYNALSSYDTQMKTVLKGGASEQNVQASVNDLAVSEIEASGLKRDGAINKIGERNLVPVDLPFEGKASMVAIKPFEINEKGRNERTFLEASEQNSEFQAPLNFRRMSTPLKDESNCPQPEAAQFCLIPQHEDNNEEEGDNLNLGSKFSDENYDSHSGTGRSTCSEEELNPVLMALKRSADRKKPSKSLEDIPSATSNKEKINKPKEELILSAEDVSTVPSQPDKLFSNPEKLKGLSKSVPSFLQEESDDRETDTASESSYSFGRIKKSPSSLTNLSSSSGMASLSSVSGSLMSIYSADFGNVDVKGNIQFAIDYVEQLNELHIFICQCKDLAVADVKRQRSDPYVKTYLLPEKYRLGKRKTSVKKKTFDPVYNEILRYKIEKDLLKNQSLNISVWHNDTFGRNSFLGEVELDLGAWDWNDPSNKQINWFPLKPRTSAITLKLENRGEMKLALQYVPHPIGGRKTLSTGEVHIWVKECHNLPLLRGNRLNSFIKCTILPDTSRKSRQKTRTVAKTTNPVFNHTMVYDGFRPEDLKEACIELTVWDHNKLANHFLGGIRIGLGTGKSYGTRVDWMDSTSDETALWEKMMNSPNTWIEDTLPLRMLMVAKLTK, encoded by the exons ttCTAAAGAAGTAACCCCTGTGTTAAACAAACCAGAGGAAAGACCTGTGAAGGCAGCAGTCTCATCAGTAAAG CAAAGGAGAAATCCATTTAATTCCATTTCATCAGATGATGACTTGTACAGTGGGGAATCAGAAAACAGACCGGCCATTGTACCTCAGCTATCAAAGAAGG AAAATTGGTCACTCTCAGAAGACAGCCCACCTAAATCAAACTTACAAAATGATGAAACAGAGAAACCTAAGAAGCTTTCTGTAGAACTTACTGATGAATCACAGAAGGAACTAGTTAAGCGTCCTATCCCAAAAGCTAGGAAACTAATTCACAAAGCAGCAGATTCTGTGTCACAAAGAGAAGACCTTGTTCCCAAACCAACCAAGCACACCGAGAGGATTAATGGCATTGGTACCCCACCCAGGGGCATTCTGAAGCGCAGCTCAAGCTCAAGTTCCACTGACTCAGAAGTTCGTGTCAGTCAGATGTTAGATGTTCAGAAAAAGAATGGTCTTTCTACTGCAACTATTTTTGAAGGAGAAGGTGAGAAGAGCTCTCTTATGGAAGAGGCAGAAGACTCCACACAAAATTCactggaaaaactgaaacaagtgAGGTTCTCCTCTAGCCCAGGTAAAGGAAAACCTCTGCAAAGCCCACAGCTAcaccatggaaaagaaagaggagagcaTGATTTGTTAAAACctgacaaagaaaagaacagtAGCAATTATGCTGCTCAATCAGGCTCCCTTGAGGATAAGCAAATTTCTGCTGCAAAGCCTTTGGGAACCTATTCATCAACttcacaaatgaaaacaaaagatggTTTACAAGAAGACACAACTGCATCCAGCCCTTGTGACACTAATAGATCAGTCTTCCTGATTAGTGAAAGCTTCCAGACAAAGACAGTTACTCCCAAGGAACTTGAAACTCCACAGAAGACCTCCAGCAATACCCTGTCAAATAGCAATAACGAGCGGAGTGTTGATGAGACACGTGAAAGTAAAGCCAACCAGATCCTGAGCCATGAATCAAAGTCACACAAAAACTTTACTG ATGGACATCAACTGCCTCCTAAAACAGAAGCACGTGAGGTGTCCAATACCAATTCTACAAGTCTTCAACAAGGTAAGCCTGATCTTGTTGAGGAGAGAGATGCTAAAACCACTTTCAAGCCTGGCAAACATGCTGATGACCTCATGAAATTGGATGATGAATCTGTATCAAAAGTTTTAGACTGGTTTAAAAGAAGTTCTAGTACTGAAGATGGGGAAGATGTATCAGTGAGATCCCAAGGCAGGGAACCCAGAGAGGAAGTGGACTTGTCAACCAGAACAGCAGTTCTTCCTACAGAACACAGTGGGCCTGGCATGCatggaaaaacagaagataCAGAAGAGACACCATTTGGAAAGATTAAGCAACAGAACAGTATTTCATCTACATCATTTACTTCAGAAAACATACAGCTGATAAAGGAGAGGGCGAAGCCTAAGACAGGGGAAGCAAATGAGAAGCAAAATGATAAATTGCTAACTGAATCTGATTGTAcaagatttggaaaaaaagaacatggTCAAGaaatcaaacaacaaaataaaaaatcaaatctcttGGAACATCAAGAGCACAACTTACCAGCTCAGAAATGTGAATCAGAGAAGgcaatacaagaaaaaagaagaataaggGAGATCAGAGCATTCTGGGAAAGGGATACAACTATCCCCAGTCATGGAGAGAAAGAAGTTAGCATCAATGCTGATGCATCAGGTGGCCATGCATTGACAGGTCTCAGAGAaagtgacaaaataaaacaatctgCAGTGTATCGACTTAAGGCATTGCATGATCAGAGCAAGAATACATCAAGAAGTCCTGAACCAAGTCGTGCAAGCCAGGcttcaagaaacaaaaattaccaCTCTTTTGAGTTTGGACCAGGCCATGCATTTGGAAAGCCAGAAGGAACACTTCCATCTGATGAAGTTTGTAAATCTACAGAACTCCCAAAAGCCAGTAACTTGCATCCCAGAGCTGGTGTCACTTCAGCTTCCtcaaaaagcaaagacaaagaTGAGAAGGAAACTCTTAAAGGAAAAGTTGCTGCTTCTTCCCAACAGAAGCCCAACTTCCAggttttgtctttaaaagaaaaaatgaatgagaagACCATGAATCAAATTTCAGATCCTTCACACTTCCAGAGTCTGAGAAACTTCTGGGATACTGGCGCTAAATTCCAGAGTAGCATTGACAAGGAAAATGATTCTTTGCCACATAATACTAGATCAGTAACCtatgaaagaaaatcagaagaagataaaaaagaCAGAGATAATATGAGAAATCAAGAGTTAATtcaacaacaaacccaaacatctgagagaaaaaaaccacagaaactaGATTCTGTGGTATGCAAAAAGTCTCTTGGATCTCCTATCCTAAAAGGTCTGAATgtgacacacacaaaaaatacagactCTCTCCAGCCAGACAGACACCCAGTTATCTcaaaatcccaggaaaagaTGGATCTTCCAGAGCAAGAAGTTAGAGAATGTACAGAAAAAAGCATTGTTTCATCAAACGATCATCACAAATCCTTGCAGCTCCAGTCATCTAGTGATAAGGATACTTTAAAGGAGACAGTAGCAGGTGATAAACTCTATTTACCTATAGAAAAAATGGAGAACAAGACTACTCCTTTGGAAAAAGAGGAAGTTGCAGAGACTGTGGATAAAGTTGTTCTACCTAAAGGTGAGCTTAATGTATTTAAATCATGTCTAAAGAAGTTAGAAAAGGAAGCCTCTGAGATGTCATGTAGCTTAAACctaaaagaaagcattttaaaagggaCACATATTCAGTCAAATCAGTGCAAGGTCTTTGAGAGAACAGGGGAAGACAGTCATGATATTTCTCCTGTTGATCAAGGAGAAGAAATAGGCAAAAGTACAGGACAAGCGAATATGTCATCAACAGATAAGCATGAGAACAAAACAAGCCTCAGAAAATTTAGGGAATTTGAACCTTTGTATCTACAATACCAGGCAGCAGACAAGGATGATACTCTTGAGGGCTCTCAGAGGCCTCAAGCTGGTTTGCAGAACCTTCTCAAAGAAACCCTTGTATCTCATCCTTCTGAATATAGAAGGGTGGGAATAAAAACACATGATGACCCAAATAGTATATCACAGACTAACTGCAGTGTAGAATCAGCACGCCAAGAAGCTACTGGTCAGCCTGAAGAGGTCCATGAGACCATAGAGAAGTCTGTAGCTGGATCCAAGGTCGATGGCTTGAGTTCTGCTCTAaagaagctgctgaaggaaaCCTCTGAAACACCACCTCCTAAACCCAAATGTGCTGACAGGACAGCATGGGGGACTTCTGAGGTGCAAGTTAAAAGGACAATGTATGAACATGGTGGAGAGGAGACACAGGAAATCAGTGAGACCATAGAAAGCTCTGTTGCCCCATCCAAGGCCAGTGGCTTGAGTTCTGCTTTAAAGAGGCTGCTGAAGGAGGCCTCTGAAGCACCACCTCCTAAACCCAAACATGCTGACAACACAGTACAGGGGACTGCTGAGATGCAAGATAAAAGCACAGCTTACGAATGTGAtagggagctgcagcaggaaatcCATGAGATAATAGAAAAGTCTGTTGCCCCATCTTCAGACAGCAGCTTGAGTTCTGCTTTagagaagctgctgaaggaggCCTCTGAAACCCCTCCTCCTAAACCCAAACGTGCTGACAGCGCAGTACAGAGAACTCTGGAGGTGGAAGCTAAAAGAACGACCTATGAGCATGAGAGAGAGGTGCCTCACGAAATCAGTGAGAACATACAAAAGTCTGTTGCCCCATCCAAAGCCAGTGGCTTGAGTTCTGCTCTAGAGAGGCTGCTGAAGGAGGCTTCTGAAACACCTCCTCCTAAACCCAAATGTGCTGACAGCACAGTACAGGGGACTGCTGAGGTGAAAACCAAGAGCACGGCCTATGAGCATgatggagagctgctgcagggacttAGTGAGACCACAGAAAGATCTGCACTGTCCGACATTGAATATACCAGGTCTGATGTAAATTTGCAGAGTCTACCAAAAGAGTTTTCTGAAACACCAGCTTCTGTGCTGGAAAATATGGATAAGAAAATGCATAGTAAAATACAGACTAGTCTAAGTATATGTGTTCCACATCAACGAGACAGAGACCATCCTcaagaaatacaagaaacaatagaaaaaaCTTCTGTTTCAAATATTGCAAAATTTGGTGAATTCAGTTGCTCTTTAGAAAAACTTGTTCAAGAAGCATCTGCAGCTTCATGTCTAATATCCAAAGATTTAtataagcaagaaaaatttgGGGATCATACATTTCCCGCAGAAAAAGAGACTCTACTCATGACAAGGTCACAGCCATACAATGCCCTAAGTAGCTATGATACACAAATGAAGACAGTTCTCAAAGGGGGAGCTTCAGAACAAAATGTCCAAGCCTCAGTTAATGATCTTGCAGTAAGTGAAATTGAAGCTTCTGGTCTTAAAAGAGATGGAGCTATTAACAAAATAGGAGAGAGAAACTTGGTTCCAGTTGATCTTCCCTTCGAAGGCAAGGCCAGTATGGTTGCAATCAAACCATTTGAGAttaatgaaaaaggaaggaatgaaagGACATTCTTGGAGGCCTCTGAAcagaattcagaatttcaaGCACCATTGAATTTCAGAAGAATGAGCACACCACTTAAAGATGAGAGCAACTGCCCCCAGCCAGAAGCAGCTCAATTCTGCCTAATTCCTCAGCATGAGGATAACAATGAAGAGGAAGGCGACAACTTAAATTTGGGATCCAAGTTTTCAGATGAAAACTATGATTCCCACTCTGGAACTGGAAGATCAACTT GTTCTGAAGAAGAATTAAACCCTGTTTTGATGGCTTTGAAAAGGAGTGCAGATAGGAAAAAGCCTTCCAAAAGTCTAGAGGACATTCCATCAGCCACCTCAA ataaagaaaaaataaataaaccaaaggaAGAATTAATTCTTAGTGCTGAAGATG TTTCCACAGTGCCTTCACAGCCTGATAAACTGTTTTCCAATCCTGAAAAACTCAAAGGACTGAGCAAGTCAGTACCATCATTCCTACAGGAAGAG AGTGATGACAGAGAGACAGATACAGCATCAGAAAGCAGTTATTCCTTTGGCAGAATCAAGAAGAGTCCCAGCTCTCTAACCAATCTTAGCAGCTCTTCTGGCATGGCCTCCTTATCCTCT GTGAGCGGCAGCCTAATGAGCATCTATAGTGCAGACTTTGGCAATGTTGATGTGAAGGGGAACATTCAGTTTGCCATTGATTATGTAGAACAGCTGAACGAGCtccacatttttatttgtcagTGTAAAGACCTGGCAGTAGCAGATGTTAAGCGACAGCGTTCAGACCC GTATGTAAAGACCTACCTGCTTCCAGAAAAATACAGACTGGGCAAACGGAAGACTTctgtcaaaaagaaaacttttgatCCAGTCTATAATGAAATACTGCGG TATAAAATTGAGAAGGATCTCCTAAAGAATCAAAGCCTCAATATCTCTGTCTGGCACAATGATACCTTTGGGAGGAATAGCTTCCTTGGTGAAGTGGAGTTGGATTTAGGAGCTTGGGATTGGAATGATCCATCCAATAAGCAGATCAACTGGTTTCCCCTCAAGCCAAGG acttCAGCAATAACTCTTAAACTAGAAAACAGAGGGGAGATGAAACTAGCCCTCCAGTATGTCCCACATCCAATTGGAG gaagGAAGACTCTATCTACTGGTGAGGTCCACATCTGGGTGAAGGAATGCCATAACCTCCCTCTTCTGAGAGGCAATAGGCTCAACTCCTTTATTAAGTG taCCATTCTTCCAGACACCAGCAGAAAAAGTCGCCAGAAAACAAGGACAGTTGCAAAAACTACAAACCCAGTATTCAACCACACCATGGTCTATGATGGCTTTAGACCAGAAGATTTAAAAGAAGCCTGCATAGAACTCACAGTCTGGGATCACAACAAACTAGCAAACCACTTTTTGGGAGGCATCCGGATAGGCCTTGGAACAG GCAAAAGCTATGGAACTAGAGTAGACTGGATGGATTCTACTTCAGATGAAACTGCCCTTTGGGAGAAGATGATGAACTCTCCAAACACCTGGATAGAAGATACACTACCTCTCAGGATGCTTATGGTTGCAAAATTGACAAAATAG